The following are encoded in a window of Paenibacillus polymyxa genomic DNA:
- a CDS encoding NAD(P)H-binding protein yields MERKAVVVGATGLVGGYVVRELLVQKEYNRVMVMGRRPLDIKHPKLEQALIDWEQPQKAAFAFEGVDDVFCCLGTTMKKAGSKEQFRQVDLDYPVLTAQLGKEAGAVQMLAVSAMGADPDSRVFYNRTKGEAEEALAAVALPALHLFRPSLILGARPERRLGEAAAAVVMKALDGLMTGKLASYRAIPAPVIARAMVRIALAQASGVHIYPNDIIRVIGAELTSNDEEPGTGTAPDENV; encoded by the coding sequence ATGGAACGCAAAGCGGTCGTTGTGGGTGCAACAGGGCTTGTCGGGGGTTATGTTGTACGAGAGCTGCTGGTGCAAAAGGAATACAACCGCGTCATGGTTATGGGCAGACGTCCATTGGACATCAAGCATCCCAAGCTGGAGCAGGCGCTCATCGATTGGGAACAGCCACAGAAAGCGGCGTTCGCCTTCGAAGGGGTGGATGATGTTTTTTGCTGCCTTGGGACAACGATGAAAAAGGCGGGCTCCAAGGAGCAGTTCCGTCAGGTGGATCTAGACTACCCGGTGCTGACAGCCCAGTTGGGCAAAGAAGCTGGAGCGGTACAGATGCTTGCGGTCTCTGCGATGGGCGCCGATCCAGACTCACGCGTGTTTTATAATCGCACCAAAGGTGAGGCTGAAGAGGCGCTTGCTGCTGTCGCATTGCCTGCGCTGCATTTGTTCCGTCCGTCGCTGATTTTGGGCGCGAGACCTGAACGACGTTTGGGCGAAGCCGCTGCCGCTGTTGTCATGAAGGCACTGGACGGCCTGATGACGGGCAAGCTCGCTTCCTACCGCGCCATCCCGGCCCCGGTCATCGCACGAGCCATGGTACGAATTGCTCTCGCACAGGCGAGCGGCGTACATATTTATCCGAACGACATCATTCGAGTCATCGGTGCAGAACTAACATCCAATGATGAGGAACCCGGTACAGGAACGGCTCCTGATGAGAATGTGTAA
- a CDS encoding RidA family protein → MKKTIATEKAPGAIGPYSQAVEAGGFIYTSGQLGLNPTTGEFGKDVQEQARLSLSNVQAILEEAGSNMNQVVKATVFLKDMNDFVSVNEVYSSFFEQPYPARSAVEVARLPKDALVEIEVIALKGE, encoded by the coding sequence ATGAAAAAAACAATTGCTACTGAAAAAGCACCCGGTGCTATCGGCCCTTATAGCCAAGCGGTAGAGGCAGGCGGGTTTATTTACACTTCGGGACAGCTTGGACTGAATCCGACAACAGGTGAGTTTGGTAAGGATGTACAGGAGCAGGCACGCCTGTCCTTGAGCAATGTACAAGCCATTCTGGAAGAGGCAGGCAGCAACATGAACCAGGTTGTGAAAGCGACTGTATTCCTGAAGGACATGAACGATTTTGTCAGCGTCAATGAGGTGTACAGTTCTTTCTTTGAACAACCCTACCCAGCACGCAGTGCGGTGGAGGTAGCTCGTCTGCCTAAGGATGCACTGGTAGAGATTGAAGTCATTGCATTGAAGGGCGAATAA
- a CDS encoding undecaprenyldiphospho-muramoylpentapeptide beta-N-acetylglucosaminyltransferase: MNKKIILTGGGSSGHVAVNLALIPHLLEQHWSVQYIGSEQGIERKLISGLEDVCYFSISTGKLRRYFDWDNFKDPFKVLKGISQAYRIIRKEKPDVIFSKGGFVSVPVVLAGWLNKVPVIIHESDITPGLANKISSTFATEICTTFPETTQYFRSKHTRYVGAIVRDELKNGKAAKGLTYCGFTRNKPIILIMGGSLGSKKINEMVWMNLEALLVHFQIVHICGKDQVNHSIHMHGYKQFEYINDELADVMTMADMVVSRAGSNSIFEFLTLRKPMLLIPLSKVVSRGDQILNAKSFKAQGFCEFLEEEELESERFVDIILRLYEKRSDYIINMKKINADHSTSKLIDLFKVHT; encoded by the coding sequence ATTAATAAAAAAATAATTTTGACTGGTGGAGGCTCTTCAGGACATGTAGCAGTAAACCTAGCTTTGATTCCTCACTTACTGGAACAACATTGGAGTGTCCAATACATAGGCTCTGAACAAGGGATTGAAAGAAAATTGATTTCCGGACTAGAAGATGTGTGTTATTTCAGTATCTCAACTGGAAAATTGCGTAGATATTTTGATTGGGATAATTTTAAGGACCCTTTTAAAGTACTGAAGGGGATTTCTCAAGCGTACCGGATTATAAGAAAAGAAAAACCGGATGTTATTTTTTCAAAAGGCGGATTTGTTTCGGTTCCTGTGGTATTGGCTGGATGGTTGAATAAAGTCCCTGTAATCATTCATGAATCAGATATTACCCCTGGATTAGCTAATAAGATTTCCAGCACATTTGCTACAGAAATTTGTACTACCTTTCCTGAAACCACTCAGTACTTTCGCTCTAAGCATACTCGGTATGTAGGTGCTATTGTGAGAGATGAACTAAAAAATGGGAAGGCAGCCAAAGGTTTGACCTATTGCGGTTTTACTCGGAATAAGCCGATCATTCTGATCATGGGTGGGAGTTTAGGCTCCAAGAAGATCAATGAGATGGTCTGGATGAATTTAGAGGCTTTGCTCGTTCATTTTCAAATCGTGCATATTTGTGGTAAAGATCAAGTGAATCATTCCATTCATATGCATGGCTACAAGCAATTTGAATACATAAACGATGAACTGGCGGATGTTATGACGATGGCAGATATGGTTGTTTCTAGGGCGGGTTCAAATTCCATTTTTGAATTCTTGACGCTGCGGAAGCCGATGCTATTGATCCCTCTTTCAAAGGTGGTTAGCCGGGGAGATCAAATTCTAAATGCAAAATCATTTAAAGCGCAAGGCTTTTGTGAATTTTTAGAAGAAGAAGAGTTGGAATCTGAACGATTTGTCGACATAATACTTCGTTTGTATGAAAAAAGGTCGGATTATATTATCAATATGAAGAAAATCAATGCAGATCACTCGACAAGCAAGCTTATAGATTTGTTTAAAGTCCATACCTAA
- a CDS encoding tryptophan-rich sensory protein: MSRSHPYKWWNIIAFIAVILVNILASTLPIGGRSTAAVSNMYPTLITPAGYAFSIWSVIYVLLACFAVYQATPTGQSKTSVQSIGIFFILSCLFNIIWIFLWQYVYVELCVIVIILYLLSLSVVYVRTRTPQPTLGEMWFVKLPFSLNLGWVSIATIINIAMALEKNEWSGWGLSDTTWAIIFLLIGTALAIMVSFPYRDSIYPLVFVWAYVAIAVEHPNNENVRLAALILAAIILVYALWLFFARNRDRD, from the coding sequence ATGTCACGAAGCCATCCGTATAAATGGTGGAATATTATTGCATTTATCGCTGTCATTCTCGTTAACATTCTGGCGTCTACACTTCCTATCGGCGGCAGAAGCACTGCTGCTGTATCCAACATGTACCCTACCTTGATCACACCAGCGGGTTACGCTTTTTCCATCTGGTCGGTCATCTACGTACTGCTCGCCTGCTTTGCCGTGTACCAAGCTACACCTACAGGGCAATCCAAGACAAGCGTTCAGTCCATCGGTATTTTTTTTATTCTAAGCTGTCTCTTCAATATCATCTGGATTTTCCTCTGGCAGTATGTATACGTAGAGCTGTGTGTCATCGTCATTATTCTATACTTGCTTTCCCTTAGCGTCGTGTATGTACGTACCCGCACGCCGCAACCAACCCTTGGAGAAATGTGGTTCGTCAAGCTACCGTTCAGCCTCAATCTCGGTTGGGTATCCATTGCTACTATTATCAACATTGCAATGGCACTGGAAAAGAATGAATGGAGTGGCTGGGGACTCAGCGATACGACATGGGCGATCATTTTCCTGCTCATCGGCACCGCATTGGCGATCATGGTCAGCTTCCCTTATCGCGACAGCATTTATCCTCTCGTATTTGTATGGGCCTATGTCGCCATCGCCGTCGAGCATCCGAACAATGAAAATGTACGGCTAGCCGCATTGATCTTGGCGGCAATCATTCTGGTGTACGCGCTATGGCTATTCTTTGCCCGTAATCGAGACCGGGATTAA
- a CDS encoding bile acid:sodium symporter family protein produces the protein MNGLEKVGKFVGGTFSVWVLLFACLGFFFPAAFTGLKGYIQLFLGIVMFGMGLTLSAADFREVFRRPVDVAIGVVGHYLIMPFLAFGLALVLQLPPDIAVGVILVGCCPSGTASNVMTLLSKGDVALGVSIASVSTLIAPLATPAMINLLAGRWMNIDAKSLIMDILIVVIVPIVLGVIVKSLFRKQAEASVQALPLISTLAIVLIVAIVVAGSKGKILETGPIIFGVVILHNGIGFLLGYWFAKLFGMNLSKRKAVTLETGMQNSGLGAALAAAHFNPIAAVPSAIFSVWHNISGSLLATWFSRREEKNSTAGNH, from the coding sequence ATGAATGGCTTGGAGAAAGTAGGGAAATTTGTAGGAGGAACCTTTTCCGTCTGGGTACTTTTATTTGCATGCTTGGGATTTTTCTTTCCTGCGGCGTTTACAGGGTTGAAAGGATACATACAGTTATTTCTGGGCATTGTCATGTTTGGGATGGGATTAACTTTATCTGCGGCTGACTTTCGTGAAGTATTCCGGCGCCCAGTGGATGTGGCTATTGGTGTGGTCGGGCATTATCTGATTATGCCGTTTCTGGCCTTTGGATTGGCATTAGTATTGCAGCTGCCACCGGATATTGCGGTAGGTGTCATTTTGGTAGGCTGTTGTCCGAGTGGAACTGCCTCCAACGTAATGACGCTTTTATCCAAAGGCGACGTGGCATTGGGCGTGTCGATTGCTTCGGTGTCGACGCTGATTGCTCCACTGGCTACTCCGGCGATGATTAACCTGCTTGCTGGACGTTGGATGAATATTGATGCGAAGTCGCTGATCATGGATATTCTCATCGTAGTTATTGTCCCCATAGTGCTGGGTGTTATCGTTAAGTCGCTATTTCGCAAACAGGCAGAAGCCAGTGTTCAGGCGCTGCCGCTCATATCAACACTGGCGATTGTACTCATCGTGGCTATTGTGGTTGCAGGCAGCAAAGGAAAGATTTTGGAGACAGGTCCGATTATTTTTGGTGTGGTTATTTTGCATAATGGTATCGGGTTCCTGCTTGGATATTGGTTTGCCAAGCTATTCGGTATGAATCTTTCCAAGCGTAAAGCTGTTACGCTGGAAACGGGAATGCAGAATTCCGGACTGGGCGCTGCGCTTGCAGCAGCTCACTTTAACCCGATTGCTGCTGTACCGAGTGCGATTTTTAGCGTGTGGCATAATATTTCCGGCTCGTTGCTCGCGACCTGGTTTTCCCGCCGGGAGGAGAAGAACAGCACAGCCGGGAACCATTAA
- a CDS encoding NADH-dependent flavin oxidoreductase, producing the protein MNPKYKSLFETFTLPSGVTLKNRITMAPMTNFASHENGEVSDQELAYYRERSGGVGAVITACVYVTPDGKGFVNEFGADKDEMIPSLRRLADTIHQEGAKAILQIYHGGRLCPPDQIPDGQPISASAVAEEKEGAPVPREMTSDDIHRVIRAYGEATRRAIEAGYDGVELHGANGYLVQQFFSPHSNLRTDEWGGSLEKRLTFPLAVVHEVKKVIAEHAKRPFIFGYRLSPEEGHTPGITLEDTMVLVDRLADQGLDYLHISVNHFFGGSFRDRSDERSRTVLIHEKVGNRVPIMGVGSLNTPDEALAALETGVPLVSLGRPLLMEPQWVQKVQNGTEDTIRTTLSKQAQQELVIPDYLWGALTTLPGWMPVTD; encoded by the coding sequence ATGAACCCAAAATATAAGTCTCTATTTGAAACTTTTACCCTGCCATCCGGTGTTACGTTGAAGAACCGTATTACCATGGCACCTATGACTAACTTTGCTTCCCACGAAAATGGTGAAGTCAGTGACCAGGAGCTGGCGTACTACCGCGAACGTTCCGGTGGTGTAGGCGCGGTTATTACCGCTTGTGTGTATGTAACTCCAGATGGCAAAGGCTTTGTCAATGAGTTCGGTGCGGACAAGGATGAAATGATTCCGAGCCTGCGTCGTCTGGCGGATACGATTCATCAGGAGGGCGCGAAAGCGATCCTGCAAATTTATCATGGTGGCCGCCTGTGTCCACCAGATCAAATTCCAGATGGACAGCCGATCAGTGCAAGCGCAGTAGCCGAGGAAAAAGAAGGTGCGCCTGTGCCGCGTGAAATGACCTCCGATGATATCCACCGCGTCATCCGTGCCTATGGCGAAGCAACTCGCCGCGCGATTGAAGCAGGCTATGATGGTGTGGAGCTTCACGGAGCGAACGGTTACCTGGTTCAGCAGTTCTTCTCTCCGCACTCCAATCTTCGTACCGATGAATGGGGTGGAAGTCTTGAAAAACGATTGACCTTTCCGCTGGCGGTTGTTCACGAAGTGAAGAAAGTGATCGCAGAACATGCAAAGCGGCCATTCATCTTTGGATACCGCTTGTCTCCTGAGGAAGGACACACACCAGGCATTACGCTGGAGGATACGATGGTGCTTGTAGACCGTCTGGCGGATCAAGGGCTGGATTACCTGCACATTTCCGTAAATCATTTCTTCGGTGGTTCGTTCCGCGACCGTAGTGACGAACGGTCACGTACCGTTCTCATTCATGAGAAGGTAGGTAACCGTGTGCCGATTATGGGAGTCGGATCGCTGAATACACCGGACGAGGCGCTTGCAGCACTGGAGACAGGTGTACCGCTTGTATCGCTGGGACGTCCGCTTTTGATGGAGCCGCAATGGGTTCAGAAGGTGCAAAACGGCACAGAAGATACCATTCGCACGACATTATCCAAGCAAGCCCAGCAGGAGCTAGTCATTCCTGACTACTTGTGGGGTGCGTTGACGACCCTTCCAGGCTGGATGCCTGTTACGGACTAA
- a CDS encoding GNAT family N-acetyltransferase encodes MLHKANGAILIKSTHPGLQIRLLQVSDAERLLEIRRENFDFFKPFEPERPEIYFTLEEQARLISNGLEAAQAGQGYTFGLFLPENDKLIGRIELSGIARGPFQNANLGYFVDPAYHGQGYATSAVKDIVRYALNELELHRIQAGVMPRNTPSNRVMEKAGFRREGLALNYLKINGVWEDHVLYAVTAEDLQNGVF; translated from the coding sequence ATGTTACATAAAGCTAATGGCGCCATTTTGATAAAGTCCACCCATCCGGGGCTACAGATTCGATTGTTACAAGTAAGTGATGCAGAACGTTTATTAGAGATCAGACGTGAAAATTTTGATTTTTTCAAACCGTTCGAGCCAGAACGACCTGAAATTTACTTTACGCTGGAAGAACAGGCGCGTCTGATTTCTAACGGTTTGGAAGCGGCACAAGCCGGACAGGGATATACGTTTGGACTTTTTTTGCCGGAAAATGATAAGCTGATCGGCAGAATAGAGCTGTCGGGTATCGCTAGAGGCCCCTTTCAAAACGCCAATCTGGGCTACTTTGTAGATCCTGCATACCACGGACAAGGCTATGCCACTTCCGCAGTGAAGGATATTGTACGCTACGCCTTAAATGAGTTGGAATTACACCGTATTCAAGCTGGAGTGATGCCAAGAAATACGCCTTCCAATCGAGTGATGGAAAAGGCAGGATTTCGCCGCGAAGGGCTGGCTCTCAACTATTTGAAGATTAATGGTGTGTGGGAAGATCACGTGTTGTATGCGGTCACGGCTGAGGATTTGCAGAATGGCGTTTTCTGA
- a CDS encoding response regulator transcription factor, producing the protein MKVLIVDDEKHVRHAIRMLVHWEACGVSEVLEAESGDQAIEVITALSPPVVLTDMRMPGKDGVALMEWIQVNSPATRVVVVSGYDDFDLVRQVIRRGGMDYILKPVDPVEINEALNKATQAWRTAEQDRNRQTMQAMEVNRMRPHYADKLLTEIVSGIASTPLSITPLREELRLPAAIQICNAAVMSTTQLDADILDKYKTRRALLSFSLINICNEFLGTSQTGIAFRHLERMDEIILLYWGEPSRWPLLLQDIHTGIKTALRCYMHIGVGSFGSFGAFPIAAATAYQEARQALWKRDVLQTVDWMHQSSQTRQSIRLPQLPEMEEELRLSALSCNANRVSIAVGHWIAAVAELPSVTAEQLASWNQELDWMLARWLNDRPGDTDGEELADESGSIHALPVDNRGMLSLPLWQRQVENRLLAAGQALTPSHSPNNPTIRDIARYLDAHYDEDISLQDMASRFYLSREYISRKFKQEYGVNLSDYLCQIRMSKAKLLLLNDKLRLHHIAGMVGYQDEKYFGKVFKKLEGVTPGEFRKRHSANPQP; encoded by the coding sequence ATGAAAGTCCTGATTGTGGATGATGAGAAGCATGTACGCCATGCCATTCGGATGCTCGTACATTGGGAAGCGTGCGGTGTGAGCGAGGTACTTGAAGCTGAGTCGGGCGATCAGGCGATTGAGGTCATTACCGCCCTTTCCCCACCCGTTGTACTTACGGATATGCGGATGCCCGGCAAGGATGGAGTAGCACTGATGGAGTGGATTCAAGTGAATTCCCCAGCAACCCGAGTTGTGGTGGTCAGTGGTTATGATGATTTTGATTTGGTTCGACAGGTCATCCGCCGGGGAGGCATGGACTATATTCTTAAGCCCGTAGATCCAGTGGAGATTAACGAGGCTTTAAATAAAGCCACTCAAGCCTGGCGGACAGCGGAGCAAGACCGGAACAGACAGACGATGCAGGCCATGGAGGTCAACCGGATGAGGCCGCACTATGCCGATAAGCTCCTGACTGAGATCGTTTCCGGTATAGCGAGTACCCCTCTTTCCATTACGCCCTTACGTGAGGAGTTACGTCTTCCAGCAGCTATTCAGATATGTAATGCAGCTGTGATGAGTACCACGCAGCTGGATGCCGATATACTGGACAAATATAAAACGCGTCGTGCGCTTTTGAGCTTTTCCCTGATTAACATTTGCAACGAATTTCTTGGAACTTCTCAAACCGGAATTGCATTCCGTCATCTGGAGCGTATGGACGAAATTATTCTGCTATATTGGGGCGAGCCATCTCGTTGGCCGCTGCTCTTGCAGGATATTCACACAGGGATCAAAACGGCTTTGCGGTGTTACATGCACATCGGGGTTGGCTCTTTTGGCTCTTTTGGCGCTTTTCCCATAGCGGCAGCCACTGCCTACCAAGAGGCACGGCAAGCGTTGTGGAAACGGGATGTGTTGCAAACCGTCGACTGGATGCACCAGAGTTCCCAGACACGGCAAAGCATTCGTCTTCCCCAGTTGCCTGAGATGGAAGAGGAACTGCGGCTTAGTGCACTCAGCTGTAATGCCAATCGTGTGTCGATAGCGGTAGGCCACTGGATAGCAGCCGTAGCCGAGCTGCCTTCGGTGACAGCAGAGCAGCTAGCCAGTTGGAATCAGGAGTTGGACTGGATGCTGGCCCGCTGGCTGAATGACAGACCCGGAGATACCGATGGCGAGGAACTGGCAGATGAGTCCGGCTCCATTCATGCACTGCCGGTCGACAACCGTGGTATGCTTTCCCTGCCCTTATGGCAAAGACAGGTTGAAAACCGACTGCTGGCAGCCGGTCAGGCACTTACACCAAGCCATAGCCCAAACAACCCGACCATCCGTGATATTGCCCGCTATCTGGATGCACACTATGACGAGGACATTTCTCTACAGGATATGGCGAGTCGCTTTTATCTCAGTCGCGAATATATTTCTCGTAAATTCAAGCAGGAGTACGGGGTTAATCTGTCGGACTATTTGTGTCAGATCAGGATGAGCAAGGCAAAGCTATTGCTGCTGAATGACAAGCTGCGCCTTCATCATATTGCCGGTATGGTCGGGTATCAGGATGAAAAATATTTTGGCAAGGTGTTCAAAAAACTGGAGGGGGTCACGCCCGGCGAATTCAGAAAACGCCATTCTGCAAATCCTCAGCCGTGA
- a CDS encoding sensor histidine kinase, with protein MKFHSIRSRLIWFLLIAVTLPLLLSMTMTFVLTKQSLREQATQENERLIFQGITNLDNYLQGLNRASIGVYNDPHFLRNLAKIPDDYRAVAEIYTTLQTMMNASSGIDQVYLHSFEAGQSTLITSTVPLREFRLEPFTGSIHYGPSGLFIQPSHMKHMYGFSAVSYAEHSTKRQVFTLHRAIRNIPASETLGVLAIDVDLEPLRSICRQLYDADTEELFLIDRNGTIIYSGKETAIGTHWKESDLLNRISKEGEHGVIEDDTALHVYGKLDANLSGWTLVKKIPHRTLYLRATRLTQINAVITGAALLLVIVATLWISIKITEPIKRLTRYINQIQSGQLDVDIRAMSNDEIGVLSRRFRQMMDTINNLILREYKLELANKTHQLKALQAQINPHFLYNTLQSIGTLALQHEVPRIYSLLSSLAKMLRYNMRDHTVVTLKEEAEHVKQYLDLQKERFGEQLEVTYQWEDEVLNDRVPKMILQPLVENYFKHGADPRLGPGEVRITGSRIREGIVKITVENNGASIPQAELEQLQHMLKRPLKAYEEPDTSEQDSIGLRNVLLRIQLHSEDGSNTLCVDNILPHGVRYTLEIRTEAPAEIHIKGE; from the coding sequence ATGAAATTTCACAGTATTCGTTCCCGCCTGATCTGGTTTTTGCTCATTGCGGTCACTCTGCCGCTGCTGCTGTCGATGACTATGACCTTCGTTCTCACCAAGCAATCCTTGCGGGAGCAGGCCACACAAGAAAATGAACGGCTTATTTTTCAGGGAATTACGAATCTGGATAACTATTTACAGGGACTGAATCGTGCGTCCATCGGAGTCTATAATGACCCCCATTTTCTGCGTAATCTGGCCAAAATTCCGGATGATTACCGGGCCGTCGCTGAAATTTACACCACGCTGCAAACGATGATGAATGCTTCGTCAGGCATTGACCAAGTGTATTTGCATTCTTTTGAGGCTGGGCAATCCACGTTGATTACCAGTACAGTCCCGCTACGGGAATTCCGACTGGAGCCCTTTACTGGTTCTATTCATTACGGCCCTTCTGGACTATTCATACAGCCTTCGCACATGAAGCATATGTACGGCTTTTCGGCGGTTTCCTATGCGGAGCACAGCACAAAGCGGCAGGTATTTACACTTCATCGGGCGATTCGGAACATTCCTGCCTCAGAGACGCTTGGGGTACTGGCTATAGATGTTGATCTGGAGCCGCTGCGCAGTATTTGCCGTCAATTGTATGATGCGGATACAGAGGAGCTGTTTTTGATCGATCGGAACGGAACAATCATATATAGCGGAAAAGAAACAGCGATTGGAACACACTGGAAGGAATCTGACCTACTCAATCGAATTTCTAAAGAAGGCGAGCACGGAGTGATTGAGGATGATACGGCACTGCACGTGTACGGCAAGCTGGATGCCAACCTGTCAGGCTGGACGCTCGTCAAGAAAATTCCACATCGTACGCTGTATTTACGGGCTACCCGCCTGACTCAGATTAATGCGGTCATTACAGGCGCAGCGTTGCTACTTGTCATTGTGGCCACGTTATGGATTTCGATAAAAATCACGGAACCTATTAAGCGACTGACTCGCTACATAAACCAGATTCAGTCCGGTCAACTGGATGTAGACATTCGGGCCATGAGTAACGATGAGATCGGAGTACTTTCGCGCCGTTTCAGACAGATGATGGATACCATCAATAACCTCATTTTGCGGGAATACAAGCTGGAGCTGGCTAATAAGACACATCAGTTGAAAGCGCTTCAAGCACAGATTAATCCTCATTTTTTATATAATACGCTACAATCGATTGGAACCCTGGCTCTACAGCATGAGGTGCCGCGGATTTATTCTCTGCTCTCTTCCCTTGCCAAAATGCTGCGCTATAACATGCGGGACCATACGGTCGTTACACTCAAGGAAGAAGCCGAACATGTAAAACAATATCTTGATTTACAAAAGGAACGCTTCGGTGAGCAATTAGAGGTCACTTACCAGTGGGAAGATGAGGTCCTGAATGATCGGGTGCCTAAAATGATTCTCCAACCGTTGGTGGAAAACTACTTTAAACACGGAGCCGATCCCCGGCTGGGGCCCGGTGAAGTTCGCATTACAGGCAGCCGAATCCGGGAAGGCATTGTGAAAATAACCGTGGAAAACAACGGAGCTTCCATTCCACAGGCCGAATTGGAGCAGCTCCAGCATATGTTAAAACGTCCGCTGAAAGCCTACGAAGAGCCGGACACTAGCGAGCAGGATTCCATTGGCCTTCGTAATGTTCTATTGCGTATTCAGCTTCACTCGGAGGATGGTTCCAACACCCTGTGCGTAGACAACATCCTGCCTCATGGTGTCCGTTATACACTCGAAATTCGCACTGAAGCCCCTGCAGAAATTCATATTAAGGGAGAGTGA
- a CDS encoding carbohydrate ABC transporter permease — MNRAKSSQWLQQCIFVGPSTLFFVIIIVIPFMLGMYYSFTEWNGVANEAKWVGLDNFSHILWNDDKFGTAFWFTVRFTVVGVVAANIFGFLLAYFLTKPLKTKNVLRTIFFMPNVIGGLLLGFIWQFIFVKGFAAIGESTNLSFFNLSWLGDEITAFWGIVIVFIWQTAGYLMVIYISSLTNVPRDMLEAAEIDGASRMQILRSIILPLIMPAVTVCLFLAISWSFKMFDLNLSLTKGGPFGSTESVALNIYNEAFVNNRYGLGTAKALIFFIIVALVTSLQVRLTKSREVEA, encoded by the coding sequence TTGAATCGCGCCAAGTCGTCGCAATGGCTCCAGCAATGCATTTTTGTAGGGCCGTCGACGTTATTTTTCGTTATCATTATTGTAATCCCTTTTATGCTCGGAATGTACTATTCTTTTACAGAGTGGAATGGGGTAGCCAATGAGGCAAAGTGGGTCGGGCTGGATAATTTCAGTCACATTTTATGGAATGATGACAAATTTGGGACAGCGTTCTGGTTTACGGTCCGTTTTACGGTGGTAGGAGTGGTGGCTGCGAATATTTTTGGCTTTCTGCTGGCGTATTTTCTAACCAAACCGCTGAAAACAAAAAATGTACTCAGGACCATCTTTTTTATGCCTAATGTGATCGGAGGTCTGTTGCTGGGCTTTATCTGGCAGTTTATTTTCGTCAAGGGATTTGCAGCAATCGGAGAGAGCACGAACTTGTCCTTCTTCAACCTGTCCTGGTTGGGAGATGAGATCACGGCCTTCTGGGGCATTGTAATCGTGTTTATCTGGCAAACTGCCGGGTATTTGATGGTTATTTATATCTCTTCCCTGACCAATGTGCCCCGCGATATGCTGGAAGCAGCCGAAATTGACGGAGCAAGCCGGATGCAAATTTTGCGGTCGATTATACTTCCTTTGATCATGCCTGCCGTTACGGTATGTCTTTTCCTGGCGATATCATGGTCATTCAAAATGTTCGATCTCAATTTGTCACTGACCAAAGGCGGTCCCTTCGGGTCCACAGAGTCGGTTGCACTCAATATTTACAATGAAGCGTTTGTGAATAATCGTTATGGGCTGGGAACAGCTAAAGCACTCATTTTCTTTATCATTGTTGCTCTGGTTACGAGCCTTCAGGTACGACTGACGAAAAGTCGGGAGGTGGAAGCGTAA